One Tripterygium wilfordii isolate XIE 37 chromosome 10, ASM1340144v1, whole genome shotgun sequence DNA segment encodes these proteins:
- the LOC120007671 gene encoding transcription factor MTB3-like produces the protein MSDKLWVNERDKAMIESVLGTEAGNYLFSTTNKVLSDLVSPAGDLGVQQGLCQLAETSSWNYAIFWQVSSLKSGGSVLLWGDGHCKNPKAGTADVNSSGQGKSGVETKERMNKQVLQKLHTCFHGSNEDNYAAQLDEVSDVEMLYLTSMYFTFRCDSAYDLVESFKSGRVIWASDMACCLNHYQLRSFLATSAGFQTLVFVPLESGVVELGSVNSIPEENDIMERVKTIFGLSNSGETKALPKIFGHELSLGSSKSRSISINFCPKVEDDDLVLESYELQAVGGKQIFGSTLNGSTSKIKEAKLFPNVNQMIVGGFDAQVTAGQPKDDLSPPNDDRKPRKRGRKPANGREEPLNHVEAERQRREKLNQRFYALRAVVPNISKMDKASLLGDAITYITDLQRNIMVLETEKELVKNKQKPLPVAEIDFQPRHDDAVVSVSCPVDSHPVSQVIKTFEEHQVTAQDSNVSIAENKVIHTFSIRTQSGAAEQLKEKLVSALSK, from the coding sequence ATGAGTGACAAATTGTGGGTAAATGAAAGGGACAAGGCCATGATAGAGTCAGTTTTGGGTACTGAAGCAGGCAACTACTTATTTTCAACTACGAATAAGGTGTTGTCGGACTTGGTTTCCCCGGCGGGGGACTTGGGTGTGCAGCAGGGTCTTTGCCAGCTTGCCGAAACATCCAGTTGGAACTATGCCATTTTCTGGCAGGTCTCAAGCTTAAAATCTGGTGGGTCTGTTTTACTTTGGGGTGATGGGCATTGCAAGAACCCAAAAGCCGGAACTGCAGATGTGAATTCTTCTGGGCAGGGCAAATCGGGAGTTGAGACGAAAGAGAGGATGAATAAACAGGTTCTTCAGAAGCTGCATACGTGCTTTCACGGTTCAAATGAGGATAATTATGCAGCTCAATTGGATGAGGTTTCAGATGTTGAGATGTTGTATCTCACCTCAATGTACTTTACATTTCGATGTGATTCAGCATATGACCTTGTAGAGTCATTCAAGTCTGGTAGAGTAATTTGGGCTTCAGATATGGCTTGTTGTCTTAATCATTACCAGTTGAGATCTTTTCTTGCTACATCAGCTGGGTTCCAGACTCTGGTGTTTGTACCTTTGGAATCTGGAGTTGTGGAACTAGGATCTGTCAACTCAATCCCAGAAGAGAATGATATAATGGAGAGGGTCAAAACCATATTTGGGCTTTCTAACTCTGGTGAGACCAAGGCATTACCAAAAATTTTTGGGCATGAACTAAGTCTTGGTAGCTCGAAGTCAAGATCGATTAGTATTAACTTTTGCCCAAAGGTAGAAGATGATGATTTGGTTTTAGAGTCTTACGAACTACAAGCAGTTGGTGGCAAACAAATTTTTGGAAGTACTTTGAATGGGAGTACCAGTAAGATTAAGGAGGCAAAGCTATTTCCTAATGTAAATCAAATGATTGTTGGAGGCTTCGATGCCCAAGTAACTGCTGGTCAGCCTAAAGATGACCTGTCACCTCCAAATGATGACCGGAAACCTAGGAAGAGAGGAAGGAAGCCTGCAAATGGGAGGGAAGAACCACTTAATCACGTGGAAGCAGAGCGGCAGAGGAGGGAGAAGCTTAACCAGAGATTCTATGCATTAAGAGCTGTGGTCCCTAACATTTCGAAGATGGACAAGGCCTCTCTACTTGGTGATGCCATTACCTATATCACAGATCTCCAAAGGAACATTATGGTTCTGGAAACAGAGAAGGAGCTGGTGAAAAATAAGCAAAAGCCATTGCCGGTGGCAGAGATTGATTTTCAGCCTAGACATGATGATGCAGTCGTGAGCGTGAGCTGCCCTGTTGATTCTCATCCAGTTTCCCAAGTCATCAAAACATTCGAGGAACATCAAGTTACAGCTCAAGACTCAAATGTGTCAATAGCAGAGAACAAGGTTATCCACACGTTCTCGATTAGAACACAAAGTGGTGCTGCGGAGCAATTGAAAGAAAAACTTGTTTCAGCCCTCTCTAAATGA
- the LOC120007974 gene encoding F-box/kelch-repeat protein OR23-like, with protein sequence MARPSSSSSAVASELRIDEKLTLIPGLPDDVAAKILSCVPYSHIDRLKLTCKSWRHFFSSKTLIRLRHHHRNLSSLLCIFPQDPSIAPPYIFDPENLAWRALPPMPCSPYVYGLCNFTSLAVGSNLYVLGGSLFDTRSFPLERPCSSSAGFRFDFRTFKWHRLAPMLYPRGSFACAAIASSDQIIVAGGGSRHNLFCAAGSRMNAVERYDIERDEWVALDGLPNFRAGCVGFLVGEGEEREFWVMGGYGESRTLSGVFPVDEYYKDAVVMELKNNGAGKWREVGDMWAEGERARPGKIVVMEDEESGCRPAIFMLDGKEILRYDIASNHWQKESNVPRKAPCNSSFGFVVLGGELYVMSLRHGVDSTETRRSRQHKRTGTLFVQIYHPRKKTWRSLLAKPPFHCPLDFKTAVLCTVHL encoded by the exons ATGGCGCGACCGTCGTCGTCGTCCTCCGCCGTAGCATCGGAGCTGCGAATCGACGAGAAGTTGACACTAATTCCTGGTTTACCAGACGACGTCGCAGCAAAGATACTGTCCTGCGTTCCGTACTCGCACATAGACCGTCTCAAGCTCACTTGCAAATCATGGCGCCACTTCTTCTCCTCTAAAACCCTAATCAGGCTACGTCACCACCACCGCAACCTTTCCAGCTTACTCTGTATCTTCCCCCAGGACCCTTCCATCGCCCCCCCGTACATCTTTGACCCCGAGAATCTCGCGTGGCGGGCTCTTCCGCCGATGCCTTGTAGTCCGTACGTTTACGGCCTCTGCAATTTCACTTCCCTCGCCGTCGGCAGCAACCTTTACGTCCTCGGTGGGTCCTTGTTTGATACACGATCCTTCCCTCTCGAACGCCCCTGCTCATCCTCTGCTGGGTTCCGCTTCGATTTCCGCACCTTCAAGTGGCACCGCCTCGCCCCCATGTTGTATCCTCGCGGGAGTTTCGCCTGTGCAGCGATTGCGAGTTCGGACCAGATCATAGTCGCTGGGGGAGGTTCAAGGCATAATTTGTTTTGTGCGGCCGGGAGCAGGATGAACGCGGTGGAGAGATATGATATCGAGAGAGATGAGTGGGTGGCGCTGGATGGTTTGCCGAATTTCAGGGCGGGGTGCGTTGGTTTCTTGGTTGGAGAAGGGGAAGAGAGGGAGTTTTGGGTTATGGGAGGGTACGGAGAGTCAAGGACCCTATCAGGAGTTTTCCCTGTCGACGAGTATTACAAGGATGCAGTGGTCATGGAGCTCAAGAACAATGGTGCTGGGAAGTGGAGGGAGGTTGGGGATATGTGGGCAGAAGGGGAGAGAGCGAGGCCTGGGAAGATTGTTGTCATGGAGGATGAGGAGTCGGGCTGTCGTCCTGCCATTTTCATGCTAGATGGGAAGGAGATCTTGAG ATATGACATTGCCTCTAACCATTGGCAAAAGGAGTCCAATGTACCAAGAAAAGCACCTTGCAACTCGTCCTTTGGTTTTGTTGTGTTGGGCGGTGAGCTATATGTGATGTCTCTTCGTCACGGAGTTGATTCAACAGAAACTCGGAGATCACGCCAGCACAAGAGGACAGGAACTCTATTTGTCCAAATCTACCACCCAAGGAAGAAAACGTGGAGGTCCCTCCTGGCAAAGCCACCATTCCATTGCCCTCTGGATTTCAAGACTGCAGTTCTGTGCACAGTTCACTTGTAG